The following are encoded in a window of Halorarum salinum genomic DNA:
- the rpl4p gene encoding 50S ribosomal protein L4 yields the protein MKATVHDLNGDEAGEVDLPEVFDTQYRPDLIRRAVVAAQANRKQAYGADEYAGLRTPAESFGSGRGMAHVPRQNGQGRRVPQTVKGRKAHPPKAEKDQSKKVNDKERKLAVRSALAAATDPEVVAERGHAFDDDVELPLVVSDDFEDLVKTKEVVELLEALGVHDDVVRADEGRSVRAGRGKTRGRKYQQPKSILFVTAGEPSKAARNLAGVDVTTAEEVNAEDLAPGTHAGRLTLFTESALEEVADR from the coding sequence ATGAAGGCAACAGTACACGACCTGAACGGCGACGAGGCGGGTGAGGTGGACCTCCCGGAGGTCTTCGACACCCAGTACCGACCGGACCTGATCCGGCGGGCCGTGGTCGCCGCGCAGGCAAACCGGAAGCAGGCCTACGGCGCCGACGAGTACGCCGGGCTCCGCACGCCCGCCGAGTCGTTCGGCTCCGGCCGCGGGATGGCCCACGTGCCCCGACAGAACGGGCAGGGCCGGCGCGTGCCCCAGACGGTGAAGGGGCGAAAGGCGCACCCGCCGAAGGCCGAGAAGGACCAGTCGAAGAAGGTGAACGACAAGGAGCGAAAGCTCGCCGTCCGCTCGGCGCTCGCGGCCGCCACGGACCCGGAGGTCGTCGCCGAGCGCGGTCACGCGTTCGACGACGACGTCGAGCTCCCGCTCGTCGTCTCGGACGACTTCGAGGACCTCGTGAAGACGAAGGAGGTCGTCGAACTGCTCGAGGCGCTCGGCGTCCACGACGACGTCGTTCGCGCGGACGAGGGTCGCTCGGTGCGCGCGGGCCGCGGCAAGACCCGCGGGCGCAAGTACCAGCAGCCCAAGTCGATCCTCTTCGTGACCGCCGGCGAGCCGTCGAAGGCCGCCCGAAACCTCGCGGGCGTCGACGTGACGACCGCCGAGGAAGTGAACGCGGAGGACCTCGCGCCCGGCACCCACGCCGGCCGACTCACGCTGTTCACCGAGAGCGCGCTGGAGGAGGTGGCCGACCGATGA
- the mch gene encoding methenyltetrahydromethanopterin cyclohydrolase: protein MDSLNRMAVELVDEALDFADELNLAGYELDSGATVVDFGVQADGGLEAGMLLAEIQTAGLATVQSRMGRVAGAPVPHVELTTDHPGVALLCSQKAGWELDMEGFDGLGSGPARALVGEEREFEAVGYYDEFDLTVLCVESTTLPDEAVAAHVAERADVNESAVFLPTCAIGSTAGSVTTAARAAELAVFRLFELGYDPRDVLSVAGSAPVAPVSYDETEAMGRTNDALAYGGEVHLTVAEEFDRFDELPSSAADEHGTPFADIFADADYDFYEVDESVFAPASVTVDVADGPTYAFGETREDLLAESFGLA, encoded by the coding sequence ATGGACAGCCTCAATCGCATGGCGGTCGAGCTCGTCGACGAGGCGCTGGACTTCGCCGACGAACTGAACCTCGCCGGCTACGAACTCGACTCCGGCGCGACGGTCGTCGACTTCGGCGTCCAGGCCGACGGCGGGCTGGAGGCGGGCATGCTGCTCGCCGAGATCCAGACGGCCGGCCTCGCGACGGTCCAGTCGCGGATGGGGCGCGTGGCGGGCGCACCCGTCCCACACGTCGAACTGACGACCGACCACCCCGGCGTCGCCCTGCTCTGCTCGCAGAAGGCGGGCTGGGAGCTCGACATGGAGGGGTTCGACGGCCTCGGCTCGGGGCCGGCCCGCGCGCTCGTCGGCGAGGAGCGGGAGTTCGAGGCGGTCGGCTACTACGACGAGTTCGACCTCACCGTGCTCTGCGTCGAGAGCACGACCCTGCCCGACGAGGCGGTCGCCGCCCACGTCGCCGAACGGGCCGACGTGAACGAATCCGCGGTGTTCCTCCCGACGTGCGCGATCGGCTCCACGGCGGGGAGCGTGACGACCGCCGCGCGCGCCGCGGAACTCGCCGTCTTCCGCCTGTTCGAGCTGGGATACGACCCGCGAGACGTGCTCTCGGTCGCCGGCTCCGCGCCGGTCGCGCCCGTGAGCTACGACGAGACGGAGGCGATGGGCCGGACGAACGACGCGCTGGCGTACGGGGGAGAGGTCCACCTCACCGTCGCGGAGGAGTTCGACCGGTTCGACGAACTCCCCTCCAGCGCCGCCGACGAGCACGGCACCCCGTTCGCCGACATCTTCGCGGACGCCGACTACGACTTCTACGAGGTCGACGAGTCGGTGTTCGCGCCCGCCAGCGTCACCGTCGACGTCGCGGACGGGCCGACGTACGCGTTCGGCGAGACGCGCGAGGACCTGCTCGCCGAGTCGTTCGGCCTCGCGTAG
- a CDS encoding DUF4013 domain-containing protein codes for MLTNAFDYLRDTEDWIRTVVIGGVLGLFGLLLVPAFLVLGYLMRVLRATMRGDEDPPVFDDWGDLAVDGLKAFVVTLAYGFVPGVVMAAAFAFGFAGFASGSDAGALTGGLVLLVGGLVAALLGLAAAYVVPAALLNYVEEDRLGAGFAFGEIYATLADRAYATAFGYAFVVLLGAGVLSGLLNAVPLLGTVAGAFIGFYASVMAAYIFGTTYAGMDRVRVVDDESADEKAAI; via the coding sequence ATGCTCACAAACGCGTTCGATTACCTCCGCGACACGGAGGACTGGATCCGTACCGTCGTCATCGGCGGTGTGCTCGGCCTGTTCGGCTTACTGCTCGTCCCGGCGTTCCTCGTGCTGGGCTACCTGATGCGCGTCCTGCGCGCGACGATGCGCGGGGACGAGGACCCGCCGGTCTTCGACGACTGGGGCGACCTGGCCGTCGACGGTCTGAAGGCGTTCGTCGTCACCCTGGCGTACGGTTTCGTCCCCGGGGTCGTCATGGCGGCCGCGTTCGCCTTCGGGTTCGCGGGGTTCGCCTCGGGCAGCGACGCGGGCGCGCTCACCGGCGGACTCGTCCTCCTCGTCGGCGGCCTCGTCGCCGCCCTCCTCGGCCTCGCGGCCGCGTACGTCGTCCCGGCCGCGCTCCTGAACTACGTCGAGGAGGACCGTCTCGGGGCCGGGTTCGCGTTCGGGGAGATCTACGCCACGCTGGCCGACCGCGCGTACGCCACGGCGTTCGGTTACGCGTTCGTGGTGCTGCTCGGGGCGGGCGTCCTCTCCGGGCTCCTGAACGCGGTCCCGCTCCTGGGAACCGTCGCCGGCGCGTTCATCGGCTTCTACGCCTCGGTCATGGCGGCCTACATCTTCGGCACGACGTACGCCGGGATGGACAGGGTCCGGGTGGTCGACGACGAGAGCGCCGACGAGAAGGCGGCCATCTGA
- a CDS encoding thiamine-binding protein, which produces MTVVALLSVAPVVEGSMAGEVAKAVAALDDFDVEYETNPMGTVIEADSVEELMAAATAAHEAVDGDRVSTVLKIDDKRTSDSPASEKVEAVERELGRPARSGGGDGGTDGG; this is translated from the coding sequence ATGACAGTCGTCGCGCTCTTGAGCGTCGCACCGGTCGTCGAGGGAAGCATGGCCGGCGAGGTGGCGAAGGCCGTCGCCGCGCTGGACGACTTCGACGTGGAGTACGAGACGAACCCGATGGGGACCGTGATCGAGGCCGACTCCGTCGAGGAACTGATGGCCGCGGCCACCGCCGCACACGAGGCGGTCGACGGCGACCGCGTCAGCACGGTCCTGAAGATCGACGACAAGCGGACGAGCGACTCGCCCGCGAGCGAGAAGGTAGAGGCCGTCGAGCGCGAACTCGGCCGACCGGCGCGAAGCGGCGGCGGGGACGGGGGAACCGACGGCGGCTGA
- a CDS encoding putative RNA uridine N3 methyltransferase, translated as MDGTRLDVLVPSSLVREAEDGREATRKLGYVARAATVFRADRLVVFPDGEGERRWGGEYVRTVLEYCATPSYLRKEVWGMREELRDVGVLPPMRPDTSGPDGSELRDGIVTEVGPEGRVRVNCGLQHPISLRLPPGREATEGERVTVRVSSREPVRARVVDDPAPGFRVAGEDISDALAAADVAVATSRHGRPLSVSGLGDLHARLRDEHVAVAFGAPGRGLPAILGVDPEEVPVEPGAIDDSGFDLWLNTIPRQGSEVVRTEEAVFATLSPLTLTE; from the coding sequence ATGGATGGCACGAGACTCGACGTACTCGTGCCGTCGTCGCTCGTCCGGGAGGCCGAGGACGGCCGCGAGGCCACGCGGAAACTCGGCTACGTCGCCCGCGCGGCGACGGTCTTCCGGGCGGACCGGTTGGTAGTCTTCCCCGACGGGGAAGGCGAACGCCGCTGGGGCGGCGAGTACGTCCGCACCGTGCTGGAGTACTGCGCGACCCCCTCCTACCTCCGGAAGGAGGTGTGGGGGATGCGCGAGGAACTCCGGGACGTCGGCGTGCTCCCACCCATGCGGCCCGACACCTCCGGCCCCGACGGGTCGGAGTTGCGAGACGGAATCGTGACCGAGGTCGGACCTGAAGGCCGCGTTCGGGTCAATTGCGGACTGCAACACCCGATCTCCCTTCGCCTGCCCCCCGGACGGGAGGCGACGGAGGGGGAGCGCGTCACCGTCAGGGTCTCTTCGCGAGAACCCGTCCGCGCCCGCGTCGTGGACGACCCCGCACCGGGGTTCCGCGTCGCGGGCGAGGACATCTCGGACGCCCTCGCCGCCGCCGACGTGGCGGTCGCCACCTCGCGGCACGGACGGCCGCTGTCCGTGTCCGGGCTGGGCGACCTCCACGCGCGACTGCGCGACGAACACGTCGCGGTCGCGTTCGGCGCGCCCGGCAGAGGGCTTCCGGCCATCCTCGGGGTGGACCCCGAGGAGGTGCCGGTCGAACCCGGGGCAATCGACGACTCGGGGTTCGACCTCTGGCTGAATACGATTCCGCGACAGGGGAGCGAGGTCGTGCGGACGGAGGAAGCGGTGTTCGCCACGCTCTCGCCCCTCACGCTCACGGAGTAA
- a CDS encoding 50S ribosomal protein L3 yields the protein MPQPSRPRKGSLGFGPRTRASSEVPRIRSWPEDDGAAGVQGFAGYKAGMTHVVMVNDEADSPREGMEESVPVTVVEVPPMRAVALRAYEDTPYGQKPVTEAWSSEFHEELDRALDLPAENTFEDDADELRELVDDGAVDDLRLITHTEPAAMANVPKKKPDVMETRVGGDSLSDRLDYALDLVETGGEHEFGDVFRAGEYMDVSGVTKGKGTQGPVKRWGVQKRKGKHARQGWRRRIGNLGPWNPSRVRSTVPQQGQTGYHQRTELNKRLIDFGEGDDASVEGGFPGYGEVDGHYALVKGSLPGPDKRLLRFRPAIRPNDQPRLDPEVRYVSTASNQG from the coding sequence ATGCCACAACCAAGCAGACCACGCAAGGGCTCGTTGGGCTTCGGCCCGCGCACGCGCGCGAGCAGCGAAGTCCCCCGCATTCGCTCGTGGCCCGAGGACGACGGCGCGGCCGGCGTTCAGGGCTTCGCGGGCTACAAGGCGGGCATGACCCACGTCGTCATGGTGAACGACGAAGCCGACTCCCCGCGCGAGGGGATGGAGGAGTCAGTTCCCGTGACGGTCGTGGAGGTGCCCCCGATGCGGGCGGTCGCCCTTCGAGCGTACGAGGACACGCCGTACGGACAGAAGCCGGTCACCGAGGCCTGGTCGTCCGAGTTCCACGAGGAACTCGACCGGGCGCTCGACCTGCCGGCGGAGAACACCTTCGAGGACGACGCCGACGAACTCCGCGAACTCGTGGACGACGGCGCGGTCGACGACCTGCGCCTCATCACCCACACGGAGCCCGCGGCGATGGCGAACGTCCCGAAGAAGAAGCCCGACGTGATGGAGACCCGCGTGGGCGGGGACTCGCTGTCGGACCGGCTCGACTACGCGCTCGACCTCGTCGAGACGGGCGGCGAGCACGAGTTCGGCGACGTGTTCCGCGCCGGCGAGTACATGGACGTCTCCGGCGTCACGAAGGGCAAGGGCACCCAGGGCCCCGTCAAGCGCTGGGGCGTCCAGAAGCGGAAGGGCAAGCACGCACGCCAGGGCTGGCGGCGCCGGATCGGTAACCTCGGCCCGTGGAACCCCTCGCGCGTGCGTTCGACCGTTCCCCAGCAGGGTCAGACCGGCTACCACCAGCGGACCGAGCTCAACAAGCGGCTCATCGACTTCGGCGAGGGCGACGACGCCTCCGTCGAGGGCGGCTTCCCGGGCTACGGCGAGGTGGACGGCCACTACGCGCTCGTGAAGGGCTCCCTGCCGGGTCCCGACAAGCGGCTCCTGCGGTTCCGCCCGGCCATCCGGCCGAACGACCAGCCGCGCCTCGATCCCGAGGTGCGCTACGTCTCCACCGCATCGAACCAGGGCTAA
- a CDS encoding 50S ribosomal protein L22, with protein MGINYSVESDPDASAKGMLRERHLSLKHSKAVARAIKGETVADAEEHLDAVIAGERSVPFKQHNAGVGHRSDIDGWDAGRYPEKASKDFQKLLENVRNNADRAGFEPEEMVIDHVAAHKVGEQQGRKPRAMGRASPWNSTQVDIEMIVTESEALDASEGAE; from the coding sequence ATGGGAATCAACTACAGCGTCGAATCCGACCCGGACGCCTCCGCGAAGGGGATGCTCCGGGAACGGCACCTCAGCCTGAAGCACAGCAAGGCCGTCGCCCGCGCCATCAAGGGCGAGACGGTCGCCGACGCCGAGGAGCACCTCGACGCGGTGATCGCCGGCGAGCGGTCCGTCCCGTTCAAGCAGCACAACGCCGGCGTCGGCCACCGCTCGGACATCGACGGGTGGGACGCGGGTCGCTACCCGGAGAAGGCCAGCAAGGACTTCCAGAAGCTCCTCGAGAACGTCAGGAACAACGCCGACCGCGCCGGCTTCGAGCCCGAGGAGATGGTCATCGACCACGTCGCGGCTCACAAGGTCGGCGAGCAGCAGGGTCGCAAGCCCCGCGCGATGGGTCGCGCGTCGCCCTGGAACTCCACGCAGGTGGACATCGAGATGATCGTGACGGAGAGCGAGGCGCTCGACGCCTCGGAGGGGGCCGAGTAA
- a CDS encoding 50S ribosomal protein L23 has product MKVIQHPLVTEKAMDEMDFSNKLQFIVNVDAAKPDVVEAVESQFDVTVVDVNTQVTPKGQKKATVALSEDDDAQEVASRIGVF; this is encoded by the coding sequence ATGAAGGTCATCCAGCACCCGCTCGTGACGGAGAAGGCGATGGACGAGATGGACTTCAGCAACAAGCTCCAGTTCATCGTGAACGTCGACGCCGCCAAGCCCGACGTGGTCGAGGCGGTCGAATCGCAGTTCGACGTGACCGTCGTGGACGTGAACACGCAGGTCACGCCGAAGGGGCAGAAGAAGGCCACAGTCGCCCTCTCCGAGGACGACGACGCCCAGGAAGTGGCCTCGCGGATCGGGGTGTTCTGA
- a CDS encoding 50S ribosomal protein L2: MGRRIQGQRRGRGGSTFRAPSHRYKSEKNHKKVEADDATISGTVVGIEHDPARSAPLADVEFEDGDRRLVLAPEGVAVGETLQVGVSAEIKPGNTLPLAEIPEGVPVCNVESKPGDGGKFARASGVNATLLTHDRDVAVVQLPSGEVKRLNPDARATIGVVAGGGRTEKPFVKAGNKYHKMRARGTKYPRVRGVAMNAVDHPFGGGGRQHPGQPKSVSRNAPPGRKVGDIASKRTGRGGDN; encoded by the coding sequence ATGGGACGCAGGATTCAGGGTCAACGACGCGGTCGCGGCGGGTCCACGTTCCGTGCGCCCTCGCACCGCTACAAGTCCGAGAAGAACCACAAGAAGGTCGAGGCCGACGACGCCACGATCTCCGGCACCGTGGTCGGCATCGAGCACGACCCGGCACGCTCCGCGCCGCTCGCGGACGTGGAGTTCGAGGACGGCGACCGCCGACTCGTGCTCGCCCCGGAGGGCGTCGCGGTCGGCGAGACGCTCCAGGTGGGCGTCTCGGCCGAGATCAAGCCCGGCAACACGCTCCCGCTCGCGGAGATCCCCGAGGGGGTTCCGGTGTGCAACGTCGAGTCCAAGCCCGGCGACGGGGGCAAGTTCGCCCGCGCCTCGGGCGTGAACGCGACGCTTCTCACCCACGACCGCGACGTCGCGGTCGTGCAGCTGCCGAGCGGCGAGGTCAAGCGGCTCAACCCGGACGCCCGCGCCACCATCGGCGTGGTCGCCGGCGGCGGCCGCACCGAGAAGCCGTTCGTGAAGGCCGGCAACAAGTACCACAAGATGAGAGCGCGCGGGACGAAGTACCCGCGCGTCCGAGGGGTCGCCATGAACGCCGTCGACCACCCGTTCGGTGGCGGCGGCCGACAGCACCCCGGCCAGCCCAAGTCCGTCTCGCGGAACGCGCCGCCGGGACGGAAGGTGGGCGACATCGCCTCCAAGCGAACCGGTCGCGGGGGGGACAACTAG
- a CDS encoding 30S ribosomal protein S19, with protein MSSEYRTGREGEFTYRGHTLDELQEMELEDVAELLPARQRRTITRGLGVQQLKLLEDARESTEEETANDPLRTHVRDMPVLPEFVGLTFAVYDGHEFERVRVEPEMIGHYLGEFHLTRNSVEHGQAGLGATRSSKFVPLK; from the coding sequence ATGAGCTCCGAGTACAGAACCGGCCGCGAGGGTGAGTTCACCTACCGCGGCCACACGCTCGACGAACTGCAGGAGATGGAGCTGGAGGACGTCGCGGAACTGCTGCCCGCTCGCCAGCGGCGAACCATCACCCGAGGACTCGGCGTCCAGCAGCTGAAGCTGCTCGAGGACGCCCGAGAATCGACCGAGGAGGAGACGGCCAACGACCCGCTCCGCACGCACGTGCGCGACATGCCCGTGCTGCCGGAGTTCGTGGGGCTGACGTTCGCCGTCTACGACGGACACGAGTTCGAACGCGTCCGCGTGGAGCCCGAGATGATCGGGCACTACCTGGGCGAGTTCCACCTCACCCGGAACTCCGTCGAACACGGTCAGGCCGGTCTCGGCGCGACCCGGTCCTCGAAGTTCGTGCCCCTCAAGTAA
- a CDS encoding SMP-30/gluconolactonase/LRE family protein, whose protein sequence is MSLITKPTLGHKRAKYARRTILKAIPLTGAAAVGSRTASAGTTPPETLPLPTGFQPEGIVTGRGSAFFVGSLAGGAIYRGDLRTGEGEVLVRSAEDRVAVGLSYDPRGTNLFVAGGPTGRAFVYDAETGETAADYTLTDPGSFVNDVVVTAEAAFFTDSFRSVLYRVPLGASGRLPEQGAVDELSLGGDFEAVRNEFNTNGIDAPPDGNHLIVVNSTTGMLYRVDPDSGDASEIDLGGETLTAGDGILLDGNTLYVVRNRNNAIAVVELEPGASEGEVVREITDPRFDVPTTIAEFGSALYAVNARFGVEDPENAEYTVVRVPKRSNPPT, encoded by the coding sequence ATGTCATTGATTACCAAGCCGACTCTCGGACACAAACGCGCCAAGTACGCACGGCGGACGATCCTGAAAGCGATCCCGCTAACTGGAGCAGCAGCGGTCGGTAGTCGGACGGCTTCGGCCGGTACGACGCCCCCGGAAACGCTACCACTTCCCACCGGATTTCAGCCGGAAGGAATCGTCACCGGACGAGGATCGGCGTTTTTCGTGGGCTCGCTGGCAGGGGGAGCCATCTACCGGGGAGACCTACGTACCGGAGAAGGGGAGGTCCTCGTACGATCCGCCGAGGACCGGGTCGCGGTCGGCCTTTCGTACGATCCCCGTGGTACCAACCTCTTCGTGGCCGGGGGTCCGACGGGACGGGCGTTCGTGTACGATGCCGAGACCGGCGAGACGGCTGCCGACTACACCCTCACTGATCCCGGAAGCTTCGTGAACGACGTCGTCGTGACCGCAGAGGCGGCGTTTTTCACTGACTCGTTCCGGTCCGTCCTCTACCGGGTGCCGCTGGGTGCCTCCGGACGGTTGCCCGAGCAAGGCGCGGTCGACGAACTCTCTCTCGGCGGTGATTTCGAGGCGGTTCGGAACGAGTTCAATACGAACGGGATCGACGCCCCACCCGACGGAAACCACCTGATCGTCGTGAACTCGACCACTGGTATGCTCTACAGGGTCGATCCGGACTCGGGCGACGCGAGCGAGATCGACCTCGGCGGAGAGACGCTGACGGCGGGCGACGGGATTCTACTGGACGGGAACACGCTGTACGTCGTCCGAAACCGAAACAACGCCATCGCAGTGGTGGAACTGGAACCGGGCGCATCCGAGGGCGAAGTGGTGCGGGAAATCACCGATCCGCGGTTCGACGTGCCGACCACGATCGCGGAGTTCGGGAGCGCCCTCTACGCGGTGAACGCCCGGTTCGGGGTCGAGGACCCGGAGAACGCGGAGTATACCGTCGTTCGCGTTCCGAAGCGGTCGAACCCGCCGACCTAA
- a CDS encoding HAD family hydrolase, which translates to MNPSAVTFDLDDTLVDYRRSPGEVLAVAFEAAGVDPLFPVGAYYDRFDEFNERTDSMAELRASCFAALSEERGHDPALGRRVADAFAASRDHRNVAWRPGAESLLDALEAAGVPTGVVTNGPRDAQSAKVEAVGLDGRVDPIVFAGHDTAPKPDPEPFERALERLGVDPERAVHVGDSRRTDVAGACAAGMGTVWVGEGDDHDADRGVRSLAELRRTGWLPGT; encoded by the coding sequence ATGAACCCGAGCGCGGTCACCTTCGACCTCGACGACACGCTCGTCGACTACCGGCGGTCGCCCGGCGAGGTGCTCGCCGTCGCGTTCGAGGCGGCCGGCGTCGACCCGCTGTTCCCGGTCGGGGCGTACTACGACCGCTTCGACGAGTTCAACGAGCGGACCGACTCGATGGCCGAACTCCGGGCGTCCTGTTTCGCCGCGCTGTCGGAGGAGCGCGGCCACGATCCGGCGCTCGGGAGGCGGGTCGCCGACGCCTTCGCGGCGTCGCGCGACCACCGGAACGTCGCGTGGCGCCCGGGTGCCGAGTCGCTGCTGGACGCGCTGGAGGCCGCGGGGGTTCCGACCGGCGTCGTCACGAACGGGCCGCGGGACGCCCAGTCGGCGAAGGTGGAGGCGGTCGGGCTGGACGGGCGGGTCGACCCGATCGTCTTCGCCGGCCACGACACGGCCCCGAAGCCGGACCCCGAACCGTTCGAGCGGGCGCTCGAACGACTCGGCGTCGACCCGGAGCGAGCGGTCCACGTCGGCGACTCCCGCCGGACCGACGTGGCCGGCGCATGCGCCGCCGGGATGGGAACCGTCTGGGTCGGCGAGGGGGACGACCACGACGCCGACCGGGGAGTCCGGTCGTTGGCCGAGCTGCGGCGAACGGGATGGCTCCCGGGAACCTGA